In a genomic window of Cytobacillus sp. FSL H8-0458:
- a CDS encoding portal protein: protein MNSYNDKTEDWRLYEAGKQYNNRLEPNYYDTVDANYEFFHGNQWRNVKAENIPKPTFNIIKRITQFLVASLTSSKIKLHFEPLPFFQQPTEEGQLNSADIANAQTTSLFEKFKMDFKIKEALFDAAITGDSCAHFFFDVTKQPYGSLSEVRGEIGFELVDGSNVFFGNANNSNVESQPYIIVSGRDMVRNLKEQAKRYKQKDSEVNSITNDYNYHEQTSDSGKIEVEADEYGKALYIIVYKKKKVKRAKKDEQGNEMFDVSGNPVTEEVETIVASKSVENAYIFKDVDTGLSHYPVAWLNWEKQKNQYHGRALCTGILPNQIFINRMFAMVMYHLQMTAFPKTVYNADVITSWSNEIGQAIAVRGLGTNENIKNIAGYLEPGNMSNRIESVIDLAMQYTKETLGISDAALGNVDPKNTSAIIAVQKSTAIPLENPKSNLYEWVEDIGKILLDFMGTYYGIRPVPVDQNGEKVVVEYDFNQFKDLFLDIRADVGESSYWSEIASIQTLDNLLGNGHIDIIEYLERTPDEYIPQKEELISSIKERMQQQVMNPEQLVSQLPPEEQAAFMNAPPEVQQQILAQIQQQPQAPPQGAM, encoded by the coding sequence TTGAATAGTTATAACGACAAAACTGAAGATTGGCGGTTGTATGAGGCTGGCAAACAATACAATAACAGATTAGAACCTAATTATTATGATACGGTTGATGCCAATTATGAATTCTTTCACGGTAATCAATGGCGTAATGTTAAAGCTGAGAACATACCAAAGCCTACTTTCAACATTATAAAAAGGATAACTCAGTTTCTTGTAGCTAGTTTAACATCGTCAAAAATTAAGCTACATTTTGAACCTTTGCCTTTCTTTCAGCAACCTACAGAAGAAGGTCAATTAAACAGTGCAGATATTGCTAATGCTCAAACAACTAGCTTATTTGAAAAGTTTAAAATGGATTTTAAAATTAAAGAAGCATTATTTGATGCTGCTATTACCGGTGATTCATGTGCTCACTTTTTCTTTGATGTAACTAAACAACCTTATGGAAGTTTATCAGAGGTTCGTGGTGAAATTGGATTCGAATTAGTTGACGGTTCCAATGTTTTCTTTGGAAATGCCAATAATTCAAACGTTGAATCACAACCCTATATCATTGTCTCTGGTCGTGATATGGTTAGAAATCTTAAAGAACAAGCTAAGCGATACAAACAAAAAGACTCAGAGGTAAATAGCATTACAAATGATTATAACTATCACGAACAAACTTCTGACTCAGGAAAGATTGAAGTGGAAGCTGATGAATATGGAAAAGCATTATACATAATTGTTTACAAAAAGAAAAAGGTAAAGCGAGCTAAGAAAGATGAGCAAGGAAATGAAATGTTTGATGTATCTGGAAATCCTGTAACTGAAGAAGTTGAAACAATTGTAGCAAGTAAAAGTGTTGAGAATGCTTATATCTTTAAAGATGTAGATACTGGTCTATCTCATTATCCTGTTGCTTGGTTAAATTGGGAAAAACAGAAGAATCAATATCATGGTAGAGCATTATGTACAGGGATTTTACCTAACCAAATATTTATTAATCGTATGTTTGCAATGGTTATGTACCATCTTCAAATGACAGCCTTCCCTAAAACTGTATATAATGCTGATGTTATTACTTCTTGGAGTAATGAAATTGGTCAAGCAATTGCAGTAAGAGGATTGGGAACTAATGAGAACATTAAGAATATTGCTGGTTATCTTGAGCCAGGTAATATGTCCAATCGAATTGAAAGTGTTATAGATTTAGCTATGCAATATACAAAAGAAACTCTAGGTATCTCAGATGCAGCACTTGGAAATGTAGATCCTAAGAATACATCAGCTATTATTGCAGTTCAAAAAAGTACAGCCATTCCATTAGAGAATCCTAAATCGAATCTTTATGAATGGGTTGAGGATATAGGAAAGATACTTTTAGATTTTATGGGTACATACTATGGAATCAGACCTGTCCCTGTTGATCAGAATGGAGAAAAGGTAGTTGTAGAATATGACTTTAATCAATTTAAAGACTTATTCTTAGATATACGTGCTGATGTTGGTGAATCTTCTTACTGGTCTGAAATCGCTTCAATACAGACATTAGATAACTTGTTGGGTAATGGTCATATAGATATAATTGAATATTTAGAACGTACACCTGATGAATATATACCTCAAAAAGAAGAACTGATTTCAAGTATAAAAGAACGTATGCAACAACAAGTTATGAATCCTGAGCAATTAGTTAGTCAATTACCACCTGAAGAACAAGCAGCATTTATGAATGCACCACCAGAAGTACAGCAGCAAATATTAGCGCAAATACAGCAGCAACCACAAGCACCACCACAAGGAGCAATGTAA
- a CDS encoding DUF3307 domain-containing protein → MEIFWLLFAHLLADYPLQGEFLATMKGKNHIVLVSHAGIWTGTICIGLVLLDIPFTHFDVVFLFAIHCVADYMKAKPIGFYKRLNPLGWGLFIDQMIHVLQLAFVLYI, encoded by the coding sequence ATGGAGATATTTTGGTTATTGTTTGCTCATTTATTAGCTGATTACCCTTTACAGGGTGAATTTCTAGCTACTATGAAGGGGAAAAATCACATTGTTCTAGTATCACATGCCGGGATATGGACTGGAACTATTTGTATAGGGTTAGTGTTATTAGATATTCCGTTCACTCATTTTGATGTAGTGTTTTTATTTGCTATTCATTGTGTAGCGGATTATATGAAAGCTAAACCAATAGGATTTTACAAACGCCTCAATCCTTTAGGATGGGGTCTTTTTATTGATCAAATGATTCACGTTTTACAATTGGCATTTGTTTTGTATATCTAA
- a CDS encoding N4-gp56 family major capsid protein — protein MAVNLAAKYEKKVDERFKHKSLTQAAVNTDYDWTGVDTIKVYSIPTVGMNDYVKSGTNRYGVAAELDNTVQTMLLTRDRSFTFTIDKANTQDSQGVMEAGKALARQIDEVIVPEIDVYRLATMSAAAVANGHTATVAVTKDNAYSSILTGTEKLDDKKVPTGGRLLYVTPAFYNLIKLSPEFIKSTEIAQKMLINGQVGEIDGMKVIKVPSSYMPANTPFLITHPVATVGAQKLEDYKIHDNPPGINGKLVEGRKRYDAFVLENKKNALYVHKTL, from the coding sequence ATGGCAGTAAATTTAGCGGCAAAATATGAGAAAAAAGTAGACGAGCGTTTTAAACATAAATCTTTAACACAAGCAGCGGTGAACACTGATTACGATTGGACTGGAGTAGATACAATTAAGGTTTACTCAATTCCAACAGTAGGAATGAATGATTATGTTAAATCTGGTACAAACCGTTATGGAGTAGCAGCAGAGCTGGATAATACAGTTCAAACTATGCTCTTAACTCGTGACCGTTCATTTACTTTCACTATTGATAAGGCTAACACACAAGATTCTCAAGGTGTAATGGAAGCTGGCAAGGCTCTTGCTCGACAAATCGATGAGGTAATCGTTCCGGAGATTGATGTATATCGTTTGGCTACAATGTCAGCAGCGGCTGTTGCAAATGGTCATACAGCTACAGTAGCAGTTACTAAGGATAATGCTTATTCATCCATCCTAACAGGAACAGAAAAGCTAGATGATAAGAAGGTTCCTACTGGAGGTCGTTTACTATATGTTACTCCAGCTTTCTATAACCTTATTAAACTTAGCCCAGAATTCATTAAATCTACAGAAATTGCACAGAAGATGCTGATTAATGGTCAGGTTGGTGAAATTGACGGTATGAAGGTAATTAAAGTTCCTTCTTCTTATATGCCAGCAAACACACCATTTCTAATTACTCATCCTGTTGCTACTGTAGGCGCGCAGAAGTTAGAGGATTATAAAATTCATGATAACCCTCCTGGTATCAATGGAAAGTTGGTTGAAGGTCGTAAGCGGTATGATGCTTTTGTATTGGAAAACAAAAAGAACGCACTGTACGTTCATAAAACTCTATAA